The genomic segment CTGTATGAATACAACTACCATTGTCTATGATGATTGTACACCCTTTATCTCCACATTTATggtaagtgaaaaaaataacagtcCTTCTCCAATCCTTAGTTCTTTTACGTTGTGTTAAAGCGCATCTAATTACACTTAACCTGGTTGTCTTGATTTGAATGGATATAGACCTAACACATCCTAGCAAGTTGGACTCATCCTCCTCGTCATTTAGATTCTGAAAATCATCGAGATTGGGTTCATATACCTTATCATCACAATTATCTTCTTCGTCCATATCCTCTTACCCCTTGATGAACAGAGTCTTATTAGGGCAACTAGAGGAAATATAACCAAAACCCTGACACTTAAAACACTGAATTCTTAAGGTTATCTTAGATGCTTCATGAAAAATACCCATACCCTTGTCTTCTCTAGGTATCTGGAAAATCAAAGAATTAGGTTTACGAGGTGGGGCACCCAATATGGAGTTATTACTACCAAGTTGGGATCTAGAAGGGATACTACGAGTGTCCTGATGTCTCGTCCACTGGCTTTTTGTGACCAAGTCATAATTTTGTACTAGGTTATAAGCATTATCAAGGGTGGACACACCTCTAAGCACAACCTCTCTTCTAAGGTCATCATTTAAGCCTTTTTGAAATCTACTTAGGGTCATCACTTCATCCTCCCTAACTGCACACCTCATCCTATACTCATCAAATTATACCACATATTCATTGCCAGACTTGCCTCTTTGCCTCAAGTTATTCCACTGGTCCAAAAGATTTCCTATATAAGAACGAGGCAAATACTTTTCTTCCAACTTAGTCTTCATTTCAACCCAATTAGTAATAAGAGGTTGACCTCTCCTATCCAAAGACTCTTCTACACTTTCCTAATAGAGTTGAGCGGTCCCACTAAGTTTCATCTTTGCAAATATCACCCTCATATTCTCAGATAAATTATACTAGTTAAAGAATTGATCCATGTCACGGATCCATCTATCAAAGATCCATGGCTCAAGTTGACCCTCAAAAGTCGGGGCTTCTACTTTGATATGCATCATGACTCGCTCGTCAGGGTCATTGTAGACGTGATGACCTTGATTACGGTTGTATTGATGGTTCCTAGGATGAACTGGTTTTTGACAGTAATCATTGGAACGCTCACTATCGTTAGGGTCATCAAAGTCATTGTGACCCTGATGTTGGTTACGTTGGTGGTTCCTACGAGGAATTGGTCTTTGAGGATTCCTATGGTTGTCACTAGAATGTTCACTCTCGCTAGACCGTTTTACTTGCAAAGTTTCTATAGACTTCACCCTCCCAAAAAGGTTGTTCATTTGATTGGACATGTTGTTTGGGTCCATGGTAATTGCTCTTGAATATCTCTAAGAGCATTACTAGAGTTCAGGTCCTTGGTAGCTATGACTTCTAGATTGTATACTAGACAACCACTATGTAAATGCATGCAAAAACTAATCCTAAGACTGAGATCACAAACAACACTTGCAAGTAAAAacgtaaaataaaattatagctaatattttttaaaaaataaattatttttttatctttgagacTAAGTAATGACTGATTAAACCAGAAAAATTCGCAAGCAAGCAACATAAGTCCTCTAAATGCACATAAGTAATCCAAACACCATGTTTCAGTTTTCCCACGAATTTAACCAAGCTCCACAATTAATTAAGAGGATCAGATACTTAATGCCAATAAAAAAGCCTAAAATTAAGGTAATTCAATTTGTGAGGCGGACTATGTAATTTATTTATGGGCAAGCACAaagaataatattaatgttaaatctTGGTTAACAATTGTAAAAGCATACCAGGAATGATGATATTCAATGGGTAAACGAATTTATGACCGAGTGATGTGGCAGCGAATGATTATGTGGCAGATAAAGTGGCAGGTCTAATTATTTTGCCTTGAGAACTTATGTTTCCTTGCTTCCCTACCTCCTGTGATCTGTTGTCGTTGCTGACAGCGATTGCGCAAGAAACGGGGCTTTGTGATTCTGCTTAGGCCTGGCGGTGCGGGGGAAGGGTTTGTGGTGTATGTGGTGTCGTTGCTGGACGGGGGCTTGTTGATACGTTGATCCATTGTCGCTGCTGGAGGGCACTATGGACGGTGGCATATGAAGATCTGTTGCACTGCCTTTGCTGCGGTGAGTCACTAGTCGGTGCTGGCTGTGATGGGTGGGTGGCTACGTCTGGTGATCTGTGCTACTGATTTGGTTGCTGAAGCCGAAGGTCTGTTGTGAAGGCGCTGCTGAAAACAATTTGCCTGCAAGTGGCATGGAAAGTGGCCTGCTGTAGGAAAAATCTTTCGTCGTGGGTGTTATAGAAAGTTGTAGCGGGTTTTGGTGGTTGTTGGGGACGCCCGATCTGCCCTCTGGCGAAGGTGGTGTGCTCTGCAGCGGCAGTTTGCTGGTggagaagatgaacagtgtttccctctttttttccaACCAGAACagttggattttaattttttttaagatcaaacCGGATATAGGGTTAAGCATAAACATGTAGACCGTTTAACtgtaagaacaattaaaaccctggctctgataccaaatttgatacgggacaataattaataagaattaaagcaagaaaaaaaaaagctttagagaaagaagaaagaggatTGAAGATATGCAAAGTCTACAATATTTTCGTTAATCATCAAAATTATCTCACAAAATGATGGAGaaacatataaatagtaaaaccctaaaacatctTACTATTGGACTCAGCCCATCAAATCAAACTGTTTAAcataaatcatttcaaataaataaaataacaatgagaCAGGTCCAAATGGGCTTAGTTTCTCAACCAAAACGTGACAGGCTGGGTCATTTTATGTTATCTCCGTCCATATACTCGTGTAATTTACGGTATGGGTTTGGTGTCCCCATCATTTTGCATTCAACGCACCCTCCAATAATCTAAAAAACCAAGCCCTTGTTTCATTAAAAAGAGTCTGTTGGACATCTTTGATCTCTTTTGTACCTTCTCCTTTAGCCCACTCCTGCTTCTCACTTGCACTTAGCTCCATTGAAGGCTTTGGAGACTTCAATTTAGCTTTGGCATAACTTAGACCTgtctttttgcttgttttttctgTATCTGGGGCAGAAAAGTCAGTAAATAACCGCAGTGATTTATCCTCGAATGGGGTTGTTACATTTGGTTGGTCGATGAGTTGTTGGATTGTAAGGAATTTTGTGAGTGAGGTGGGGGTTCTCTGGTGAGGCAGAGGCGCAGAGCTCAGCAAACATACTGAAAGAAAAGGGATGAAAGTAGGAAGGATATAGAGAAATGGTAAGTACTATGCTGgctaaaattatgttttggccttgttatatatatatacttacttGAGGCACTTGATAAGAGCTGCAGATGCCTGCTTTTGAGCTTCAGCTGCAACCAAGGTAGCTAAATATCTCCTTCGTAGCATTCCCTTGGAATATAGCAAAcaatgagaaaagagagagcTGCATTGTGATGCTGAGATTGATGAAAGAGTTTGCATGGTTTTCTTATAATATCTGTTGCTTCGATTAGTGGGTCAGTGACTAATTTTTTAAGGCATTGCATAacagatctttttttttttcgcaTCAAGAAGATAGACAATTTTCCATGTGGTTAGCATCGTGCACAAGAATGAAAgcgtttttttttagaacaaccAGCCTCAAGCTTCCCGAAAGTAAAAAAGGGAGAAACTGTGGAAAACAGGAAAAACTTACCTTTCCAGGCTTCATGAGGTTATCAGGCAGAGAGATCCATAATGTTGCCTCAGGAAAAGGGATTTTATTGTCATTACATGAAAAAGAATTCATGTTTGTGCTGTTATGTTTATTTGAAAACCGTTTTGCAGAAGTTCTCTTGGAGGCACAGACAATTCTCTGTTGTTGGAAACGGCCACCTCTGGCTTTGATGAAAGTGCATCAGGTCGATTTCGATAAGGCATGGCCGGGCGTGCCTGCAATGCTAATACCAACAACTGCCACTTAATCGACATTTTACATCTTCATGCAGCAGAGCAAGGCCTTGTGCATTCAACAAACGATGCACGTTATTGTAAGGAAACCTTATTTTCTCGTATGTATCGATCAGAATCAGACACAGGATATCCTGGAAATCTTCATAAAGTAATTGCACTTCCATTTGTTTACGctgggagaaaaaaaattattgcataCGGTTCATTTCAAGAACATCATGTGCTACTGGTGCATTTTCATAATTTCCGCCTTACATAGTCTTTCGACCTGTAATTTACTTGCAACTTGATCtagttaagaaaaacaaaaattggcagaatttaaagaaaaacaagctATCTGTGTCTCTGCAACATCAAAATGCATATATGTTTGGGAGAATCGTACCTgatctttattttcttgctgCTTGCCATTCATCAATCCACGCTTCTTACATAGTCCACCGTTCTCACTCTCATTGCTCTTCTCAATTCCCACTTGAATCCGCTCCACCAACTTTAATAGTTCCTGTCAAAACACCCTGCATATACCTGATGCAACACCAGCGTTTTCCTCTTTGATAATAATTTTCTGTCTTGCATTCTCCCCTTTCACTTCTGACAACTCCCTCAATTTCGAACCAGTAACTTCATTATCGACTGCCACAGGACCCTCAGATGGAACCAACATTTGCATCAAATCTTTTGGATTCCCAATGAAGGGATTCCTCCCTGACACAGGTCTAACATTAACTAAAATCGGAAATGGGTTCCAGCTTCCACTCTATCAACATAGAAAAACTGCCCAAGTTGTAACTTGTTATTCAAAATTAGCTCATTGTCTTCCGTTGATAATGAGACATAGGTTGAATGTGAGGAATCAGATACTTTTATAAAGAACCCTTTATAAGGCCATACTTCTGAGCCTGACAGGGCTGGCACAATGCTGAAAACTTGCAGGAGAACTGACCGATATTCTCCACGAATTTACATTCGAGTTTATACTCTGGAGAAGCTTTAGCAGTACTCCCGGTGTAAGAGATGCCATACCTTTTCCTTCTCTATTTCGAACCATGATCTCTGCCAATTACCTTTCTCCATCCGAATTAGTAAAGCTGAATGAAGCACCCAATTTTAGTTCAGATCAACAGCACTCTCTATTTTACAGTGAATAATAGCCGACATAATTTTTAGGTGCCAGATATGGTTTTAAGAATCAATcagtactctttttttttccttccgtCTATAAGAGGTAGCCCTTGCGGGTAACCTGCGGATATTTGAATAAGCCAATGCCCTTGTGCCCTCGCACCACGTAAATTCAGGTTTTTTTGCATAGCACGTAAGCCGTACCTGTGACATGCGCCTCCAGCGTGCATCACAGGCTGCAATCTTTCCCAAAGCCTAAACCCGTAGCCGTAGAGTTAACTCAAACCTTTTTGTTTGCAATATTTTAGAATGCTATTAATCTCTcaccaattatattttaagcaaTACTACATCTACATGAACATCCTTAAACCTTTTGGACTCCATAGGAAATGAATTTACTGAAGTAATTACAGAAGTTTCTTCAAATTTCTAAAGATATAGCAAAATGAATCCAGATGCAGTATGCATGCATTAATTCTAGGGCTTGTTACGCTTGTACGAAACTTTGACATAGACCATAAGTTTCtgtggaaaagaaaacaagaaaggtAACTTTAACAGCTAAATCATAGATGACGACGTCGATTAATCCAAAACAGTCTGAAGTATAACCATACCATAGGCAAAATATCAGTTCGCACAAGATTGACAGAAACAAAAGGATCATACCTGATGAAGGGGGTTCTACTTTAAATAAATGGACGTGATTTGCACATAGAGATGATCACAAAACAGCCACAATCCAAAACAAccaatttgttttgataatagAAACCATTGGCAAACCTCAATAGCTTTGCATGCCAGGCAAGCAATTATCAACCTCTCTTGGCTTGAAAGCCAAGAGACATGTTAATGAGTAATGAGAAGttagtgcctttttttttttttttaatatacttgaaTAAACATACGAGTACTGTCAGCTGTGCtgattactattattattggaCATCATTTTATGATTTCCAACGAAAGAATTCTTCTTTGGATTTACTTGAGAAAGGCCGAAATGACCAAAACTGTCTGATCAGGTACACTGGGCTGGATGAGCGAAAGGACATCTCGTGGATGGCGCAATCATACAGCCACAGCCAAATGACCAGAAACAAAACCGACTTTAAGTTAGATGGTAACTATTTATTTACATCGAAAATGAAAATTCAAGGTGGATGGCCAAACGGACAAATTAAAGGTTTGAGTCAACAAGTGGCTCAAGCAAATGCATTAGTTTCAGTTTCTGCACGAACCATGCTAGCATACAAACCATTACGATGTGAATTCAAGAGTGCATCATGACTACCATACTCCACCACTGCACCATCTTTCACTACAGCAATCATATCAGCTTCTCTAATGGTAGAAAGCCTGTGAGCCACTATAACAGTCGTTGCCCTCTTAGAGATCTTCCTTAGTGCCTCTTGGACATTCTTCTCTGATTCCAAGTCCAGTGCACTACTTGCTTCATCTAGCAGTAGCACCCTTGATCTCTTTAGAATTGCCCTTGCTATTGCTATTCTTTGTTTTTGGCCACCAGATAGTTGAACCCCACTCTCTCCTACCTATATCAATTATTAAATAGCAAGAAATCAATTACTTTTAGATCGGTGACAAGAGCGTGCCAATTCAGCAAACCTAATGTAGACAGTATGAAACAAATACGAGATCCTTGCGACTTTAAAATTTAGGCCATACCTGAGTTTCATAGCCTTGAGGGAGGCTACAGATGAACTTGTGAATGCATGCTTCACTTGCAGCCTCTTCAATCTCAGCCCTTGAAGCATTAGGATTTCCAAATGCAATATTTTCCCTTATACTACCAGAAAACAATGCAGGCTCTTGACCGACCAAAGCTGTTTGACTCCTTAACCACTTGACATTAAAATCCCTCAAATCCACCCCTCCCATTGTCACCTTCCCTTGATTAGGATCATAAAACCTTTGTATCAACCATACAACAGTTGATTTTCCTGACCCACTACCCCCAACTAAGGCCACCGTGCTACCACCTTTGACCTTTAAGCAAAAATCCCTCAACACAATAATCTCAGGCCTAGAGGGATATGCAAAAGTTACCATCTTGAGCTCGATATCCAATAGGTTTGATCTATCAATTTTCTTACCTCTATCCCGGTCACTACGAATCAATGGCTTACGAtgaatgatatcaaaaatagcAGCAATTGCAGGAGCAGCCATGGAAGTATCCGGCGCTAGCCCCGCTAGTTGTCCAACAGAAAACGAACTTAGCACAAGAATGAGGAAAATTTTGTATACCACGCCAATGTTTGTTTCGCCTTGTTTTACGAGGTAGGCTCCAAACCAAAGTGTTAAGGTATATGCACCATACATGGCCCCTTGAGAGAATCCAAGTGTAAGGCCTAGAACTTGTGACCTTTTCACTGATTTCTTCTTGGGCTCAGCCAAGGCTCTATCAAAGGACTCCACTATTTGGTCTTGAGCAGAGAAGGTTGCTACTGTTCTTATACTTGAAACAGCACCAGCAGCAATTGTGCTAGCTTTGGCATAAGAGCTATTATCTAGTTTTGGTCCAACATTTATGATCAAACTCAAGTAGCTTGCACCAAGAGTGAAAGGAGTTAGTGCTGCAGCCAAAAGAGCCAATCGCCATTGCAGATAAAATGACAGACCAAGACCAACAGCAGCTGAACTTAAACCCATTAACAAGACTGAGAGTCTATCACCAAGAACGGATCGGAAACTGATACAATCAATTGAGAGCTTTGAAACAAGTACTCCTACGGAATTTTCTTCGAAATCAAACCAGCCAGGTTCTTGCTTTAGTATAGATCGAAATAAGAGGTCCCGTATTCTCACGGTAAGTTTTGTTCCTGCCCATCCGCATAAACCTTGCTGGCCTGTCATAGAAATAATGCAACCAAATCCAAGACCTACAAGTATTAAACAGAGGCGTCCAACATCTCTCTTCAGTTTGAATTTGTTATCTTCAAAGTAGATTGTTAGGGCTTCGCCTAGAAGGTAAGGAAAGACTGAAAGTATTGCACCGGCATGCATACCCAAAAGGAAGCCCAGAAGAAGCTTGACAATCTCTGGTCTCTGAAGACCCCAAATTTCTGAGAGTTGATACTTTCTTGGCTTTGCACTTTCCTGCATTTCCTCCTCTTGTTGATTCTCTGCTTGCATTGATTTTAAGTACCTTGATTTTGAGGTTTCAAATGCATTCTTAGATCTCAAATCAACAGATTTCTCGTAAATAGAGAACTCCATATCCTTGGCAGCATCCTCCTGTTTCAATGCAGATTTTGAAACAGCTTCAGAGGCAAGTTTGACAAGGTCATAGTAGGCACCAGCATTTTCCATTAGCTGGCGATGGTCACCAATTTCAACAACAGAGCCTTGATCAAGAACAGCAATGGTGTTGGCATTTCTTACTGTCGCTAGCCTATGAGCAATGACAATGGTTGTTCTGCCCGTGGATATCTTATCGATGGCTTGCTGAACAACAGATTCAGACTCTGGGTCCAGAGCACTGGTGGGCTCATCTAAAAGAAGGATTCTAGGATTCTTAATCATAGCTCTAGCTAGTGCAATTCTCTGTTTTTGTCCCCCTGAGAGTTGGGTTCCCCTATCTCCAACCTGTCCATAAGTAGCTTTCCTGGTAAGAATTAAACCATATGTGCTTGTGCAGATATTTTactgtaaattttaatttatgcaaTAATATGGTTGTGATAGTGCTAAGGTACCTGAGTGTCATAGCCAAAGGGAAGGCCAGAGATAAAGCTGTGAGCATTGGCAGCAATGCAAGCACTgattgcttctttctttgtggCATTCTCCTTTCCCATCATCACATTTTCTAGTATGCTGGTGGCAAACAGAACTGGCTCCTGCCCAACCATGCCTATTTGACCTCTTAGCCACTTGACTTGCAGTGTCCTCAGGTCATTACCGTCCAAGGTTACTACTCCTGCAATAATATGAAGAACTCAACCCCATTAGATGCTTCATATTGTCTCACTGATATAGCCTCCATTTCTGAGCCAAGTCCAATATGATAGGAGTACGATGATGAGGAGCTTACCATTGATGGGATCGTAGAACCTCTCTATGAGAGCAAAAACGGTGGACTTGCCACCACCACTAGCACCAACCAGTGCAAGAGTCTTTGCGGATGGAATAACTAGATTAAGAGAGCGGAGAATTACAGTTTCAGGACGCGATGGGTAAGCAAAAGTAACGCCTTTGAACTCGATCCTTCCACCAACAGTTGACAGTATCCTCCCATGGGGGCTGTAAGGATCTATATCAGGAATTCTGTCTATAATTTCATATACTCTGGTTGCTGCTACTGTGCCTTGCGCAAATTGAGCAAAATATGATAGAGACAATGCCAATCCTCTGTCACAAAAATCCAGACAATAATTCATGTCTTTAATCATGCTTTCAGAGTTATGACTTGAAAAGATTAAAATCTCATCAGCACACAAACATACAGACAGCATTTGATGACGAGAATTTAAGAAATGATTACCTTCCCCCTACATTGACACCAAAGAAGCAAGCTATTGCATCACCTCCACTTATCTCTTTCCTTGCAACCAGGATAGATCCATACCAAAAGGCCAGTGCCCATGTTGAGTAGGTAACCAAGTAAATAACTCCCATTCCAGCACCCTTAGCAAACCCAATCTTTGCACCGATAGGCACCGACTTCATCAATAAATCAGCATATTTCCTGGCCAACTTATCCTcagcaacaaaagaaaatacagTTCTAATTGAACTGATTGCCTGCTCAGCTACGCCACCAGCTTTCCGATAAGAAACCTACAATTATAACAAGCCAAAAACAATTGTCCACTATATTCTTCCAAGTAATTGAAATAATGCATATCTGAGTCCTTGAACTTAGTGTCATACCTCTTCTTTTGTAGCTAGACCGACATAAATGGCCTTATAAGCAATGCCACAAAACATCGTTAATGGAGTGACTGACAAAACCACCAGAGATATCTTCCATGACCTTAAGAACCCGACACAATAACCGCAAATGAAGGTAAATATATGATGGATGAAATGTGCCATCTGCAAATATGATAAAAAGATCCACTGCATATCAGCACTAATAGTCTACCATGATCTAGTCAAAAACAATTTAGCCGGCCTGTTAACTGAAAAAAACACGCTGCAGGCTTAAATTATGGGCAAGTTAAGAGCGTAAAATTAGTACTTAATGATAAAGTAATCATATTATATGTATTACACATATTCCAGACAAATaacaaaggaaaggaaaggtagGATTGACCTTCTCCCCCATCACTTCTTGGATTTGTGCAACATCACTTGAAATTCCATGCATAATATCACTAGTGCTGACTTTTGTATCATAGAAAGTGATATCTTGCCTTAGAACTGCGCTCAGATACAAGTTTCTTATTCGATGAGCTGATCGTTCTCCAACTAATCTCCAAcaagtgatttctgtttcacCCGAAAGAGAGAAATTATGTTTAGGCAAAGTGATTTATGTCAACTTTCTTGACGATAAAGACACTGTTGTAAAACCATAAAATGGATAGCGACAAAGTAAATTGCTGATGCTGTTGTTATTCATAGTTCATTTAATAATCTCCCACTTACCTAAATAGGCTCCAACCACAACTAATGCTGCTACTCCAGTCATAAGCAGACATATCTGCCATTGCAAATTAaaacagtaataataataatcaaaacaaaaaataatgttaattaaTGTGCATCTGAAACCAATATTTTCAAGGCATCAAAAAATTTGTCCTGCAAAATTGTGGAAGGAGAGGAAATTGTATAAACACAAATGAAAACGCTTACCCTCTCCACTTCTTTCATCATATTATCATCAGAGTGCTTCGCAATCCTGTTCACAAAATCTCCGAAAAAATAAGAATACCATGGAAGAGATCCTCCATTTATGAGAGCTCCTAAACAACCCAAAAACACAAGAACCATATCCCATTTCGTCGAGTATTTGAACAGACTAAACAACCCTACTTGCCTTCGTGCTGCTTCTTCGTTGTCATCCTCCTCCTCATCATAATCTTCATCTTCATACTCCGAAGCCTGATCAATGTCATCATATGGATTCTTACCGGGAACGTAATCACGACTGGTTGATCGATTAGCTTCATAAGCACTGAGGAAATCATCATGTCTACTACGGGATAATTCATGACCATGATGATCGTGCCCACCATGTGGAGTACTGTGGTACAATGGACTAACACCATCATCTTCCATATAAGCATGAGACACTGAAATCCATCTAGAATCTTTATCACCATGGAGATTAGTGTCATTCTGCAATAACTCTCCCTGTTTCTCAACATCCTCGCTGTCATAGTCAATCATGCTAAGCTCATCTTGATCAACCAAAGGACTTGCATTTTTGCGAGCCCCTCCCTTAATAGCCTGAGATATTGGTCTTGAAATCCCATGATGGGAATTACTGTAAGCAGCCGAGCTATAATCCCTAACATGAACTACCGACCTCTCATTATTTCTGGCAGCGTAGCTTTGTAGCTCAAGCCTACCAGCAGGTACAGCACCATAGCTAGATTGATCGTAGTATGGATTTGTGAAGGTTCTAAATCCACCATGTGTACGTGAAAGATAGTAGTCATTTGCTGATCTTTGAAAAATATGTCTGTTTGATGGTGTGCTAGCTGCCCATGGGCTAAGAGCTGCTCCCAGGCTGCGGGTATCATTCCACCCTGTGGGCTGAAACTGCCATGAAAGCTCATCTTGCCATGACGTATCATTGTCCGTGGCGAAAGGCGTGGAAGGAGTTTGGCGAAGCCTATTTGGAGTATTTGTAAAGCTGAATTGTGTAAATGAACGTGAATCATACTGTGAGTTAACAGGAGTGCTGGGGTGCCTGAGTTGCCTACGCTGATGATAGTTTCGTGAGCGGCCAGTGGAGTGGTAATCAATTTCAAAGGAGGAATCAGCCATTGATTCGAGTACAGGCAATGGCGTGTGAGATGTGAGTAAAGTGTTAGGGAAAGAAGGTTAGGATTTGTAGAAGAGAAGTAAACATGCCATTGCAGAAAACAACAGGGTTGTACAAACTTCGTGAGTAGGGGCTAGTTGTGAGTATCGAGCTGGTTGATTTAATGAGTTTCGATCATGCCGCCTGTTTTTTGTACTAAAATCAAGATACTTTATTGGAAACAAAGTCATAAAAACTGGATTCTTCAcctcagttttgtttttttctagtcCTCCCTGGCCACTAAATTGCCTGAAACAAAGCTGTAATTTAGTTTGTTGTTTTCTAGCTAGTTCTCTCTGCCCCCTTGTGGTGACACAATTTGGCCAGTTTTGACTAGGCTGAGATCAACTTTAAAGCTTAATTTGACCTAGTTTTATTGCTAGAACTGATGGTATGAGCCATGTCAACAATGTGAAAGCAGAATATGCACATAAGAAAGATTGCCGCTAATGCAACAAATGGTTGGCTTGATTTGCCTCTCACCAAAGGGGATGGCAAGTGGACAGTACACTACGCCAACAAAGCCGGCCATTTGAATGTCCATAGAGTCTATGCACGGAAACCTAATGAGATGAGTTGTAATATGAAGGGATATCAACTTTTACGATGATTCAATCATTAATCCTAACGAGATTTTGTCTTCATGTTTCTCCTCTATGATTCTTTTCTTGACCAGCGAgaaacctaaattaaaaaatatacagaaCAACTTGTCCTTACGTAATTACATGTCC from the Populus nigra chromosome 1, ddPopNigr1.1, whole genome shotgun sequence genome contains:
- the LOC133681619 gene encoding LOW QUALITY PROTEIN: uncharacterized protein LOC133681619 (The sequence of the model RefSeq protein was modified relative to this genomic sequence to represent the inferred CDS: inserted 6 bases in 4 codons; deleted 1 base in 1 codon), encoding MVRNREGKGMASLTPGVLLKLLQSINSNVXIRGEYRSVLLQVFSIVPALSGSEVWPYKGFFIKVSDSSHSTYVSLSTEDNELILNNKLQLGQFFYVDRVEAGXPFPILVNVRPVSGRNPFIGNPKDLMQMLVPSEGPVAVDNEVTGSKLRELSEVKGENARQKIIIKEENAGVAXRYMQGVLTGTIKVGGADSSGIEKSNESENGGLCKKRGLMNGKQQENKDQVRFSQTYMHFDVAETQIACFSLNSANFCARPAMPYRNRPDALSSKPEVAVSNNRELSVPPRELLQNGPTNRSNRYYKKTMQTLSSISASQCSSLFSHCLLYSKGMLRRRYLATLVAAEAQKQASAALIKCLNMFAELCASASPENPHLTXTKFLTIQQLIDQPNVTTPFEDKSLRLFTDFSAPDTEKTSKKTGLSYAKAKLKSPKPSMELSASEKQEWAKGEGTKEIKDVQQTLFNETRAWFFRLLEGALNAK
- the LOC133702719 gene encoding ABC transporter B family member 19-like, with amino-acid sequence MADSSFEIDYHSTGRSRNYHQRRQLRHPSTPVNSQYDSRSFTQFSFTNTPNRLRQTPSTPFATDNDTSWQDELSWQFQPTGWNDTRSLGAALSPWAASTPSNRHIFQRSANDYYLSRTHGGFRTFTNPYYDQSSYGAVPAGRLELQSYAARNNERSVVHVRDYSSAAYSNSHHGISRPISQAIKGGARKNASPLVDQDELSMIDYDSEDVEKQGELLQNDTNLHGDKDSRWISVSHAYMEDDGVSPLYHSTPHGGHDHHGHELSRSRHDDFLSAYEANRSTSRDYVPGKNPYDDIDQASEYEDEDYDEEEDDNEEAARRQVGLFSLFKYSTKWDMVLVFLGCLGALINGGSLPWYSYFFGDFVNRIAKHSDDNMMKEVERICLLMTGVAALVVVGAYLEITCWRLVGERSAHRIRNLYLSAVLRQDITFYDTKVSTSDIMHGISSDVAQIQEVMGEKMAHFIHHIFTFICGYCVGFLRSWKISLVVLSVTPLTMFCGIAYKAIYVGLATKEEVSYRKAGGVAEQAISSIRTVFSFVAEDKLARKYADLLMKSVPIGAKIGFAKGAGMGVIYLVTYSTWALAFWYGSILVARKEISGGDAIACFFGVNVGGRGLALSLSYFAQFAQGTVAATRVYEIIDRIPDIDPYSPHGRILSTVGGRIEFKGVTFAYPSRPETVILRSLNLVIPSAKTLALVGASGGGKSTVFALIERFYDPINGVVTLDGNDLRTLQVKWLRGQIGMVGQEPVLFATSILENVMMGKENATKKEAISACIAANAHSFISGLPFGYDTQVGDRGTQLSGGQKQRIALARAMIKNPRILLLDEPTSALDPESESVVQQAIDKISTGRTTIVIAHRLATVRNANTIAVLDQGSVVEIGDHRQLMENAGAYYDLVKLASEAVSKSALKQEDAAKDMEFSIYEKSVDLRSKNAFETSKSRYLKSMQAENQQEEEMQESAKPRKYQLSEIWGLQRPEIVKLLLGFLLGMHAGAILSVFPYLLGEALTIYFEDNKFKLKRDVGRLCLILVGLGFGCIISMTGQQGLCGWAGTKLTVRIRDLLFRSILKQEPGWFDFEENSVGVLVSKLSIDCISFRSVLGDRLSVLLMGLSSAAVGLGLSFYLQWRLALLAAALTPFTLGASYLSLIINVGPKLDNSSYAKASTIAAGAVSSIRTVATFSAQDQIVESFDRALAEPKKKSVKRSQVLGLTLGFSQGAMYGAYTLTLWFGAYLVKQGETNIGVVYKIFLILVLSSFSVGQLAGLAPDTSMAAPAIAAIFDIIHRKPLIRSDRDRGKKIDRSNLLDIELKMVTFAYPSRPEIIVLRDFCLKVKGGSTVALVGGSGSGKSTVVWLIQRFYDPNQGKVTMGGVDLRDFNVKWLRSQTALVGQEPALFSGSIRENIAFGNPNASRAEIEEAASEACIHKFICSLPQGYETQVGESGVQLSGGQKQRIAIARAILKRSRVLLLDEASSALDLESEKNVQEALRKISKRATTVIVAHRLSTIREADMIAVVKDGAVVEYGSHDALLNSHRNGLYASMVRAETETNAFA